One stretch of Nitrosococcus watsonii C-113 DNA includes these proteins:
- a CDS encoding c-type cytochrome codes for MAWPRTLIARLKSLNWRQQWPAVAVFVGALALGGVLVAVAGIIPIKASSGHWAITDFLLHFAMERSVATHSLSIQAPELAKASLVLRGAGHYETDCRFCHGSPRLRYPPIAQQMTPPPPYLPETVSSWEDRELFYIIKHGVKFTGMPAWPALQRDDEVWAMVAFLRVLPEMDGGEYEQLVWGEIPVSLEAEEAPPAVTKSCGRCHGVDGLGRGVGAFPRLAGQNRDYLYASLEAYGQGKRPSGMMEPIAAELNSEEIKALARYYSGLPPYQPPLPPLREAAAIERGEAIAKQGNQRIASCADCHGPSSIPRNPDYPLLAGQYAEYIILQLELLAQEKRGGTPYVHLMDPIAHRLSPQQREDVARYYTSLTPSGSVDPAKGAP; via the coding sequence ATGGCGTGGCCGCGTACCTTGATTGCCCGTCTGAAAAGCCTTAATTGGCGGCAACAATGGCCCGCGGTTGCCGTTTTTGTGGGGGCGCTCGCCCTGGGGGGAGTGCTGGTGGCGGTTGCCGGCATTATTCCCATCAAGGCCAGCTCCGGCCACTGGGCTATTACTGATTTTCTGCTGCACTTTGCCATGGAGCGCTCGGTGGCGACCCATAGCCTGAGCATTCAGGCACCGGAGCTCGCCAAGGCCAGTCTGGTGTTGCGGGGAGCGGGTCATTATGAAACTGATTGCCGCTTTTGCCACGGCAGTCCCCGCTTGCGTTATCCCCCCATTGCCCAGCAGATGACCCCCCCGCCGCCTTATTTGCCCGAAACCGTTTCTAGCTGGGAGGACCGGGAATTGTTTTATATTATCAAGCATGGCGTCAAATTCACCGGGATGCCTGCCTGGCCTGCCCTCCAGCGGGACGATGAGGTCTGGGCCATGGTGGCGTTCCTGCGGGTGTTGCCAGAGATGGATGGAGGGGAATACGAACAACTGGTCTGGGGGGAGATTCCGGTTTCCCTGGAGGCGGAAGAGGCGCCGCCGGCGGTGACGAAAAGTTGCGGCCGTTGTCATGGCGTGGATGGCCTGGGGCGCGGAGTGGGGGCATTTCCCCGCCTGGCGGGGCAAAATAGGGACTATCTTTACGCTTCCCTGGAGGCTTACGGGCAAGGAAAACGCCCTAGTGGAATGATGGAACCTATCGCCGCGGAATTGAATTCAGAAGAAATAAAAGCCCTTGCCCGTTACTACAGCGGGCTACCCCCCTATCAGCCGCCCTTACCCCCCTTAAGGGAGGCCGCGGCTATCGAGCGGGGCGAGGCCATTGCCAAGCAAGGCAACCAGCGGATTGCCTCCTGCGCCGACTGCCACGGCCCCAGCAGTATTCCTCGCAATCCCGACTACCCCCTCCTGGCCGGCCAGTACGCCGAGTATATTATTTTGCAGCTTGAACTTTTGGCCCAAGAAAAGCGGGGCGGGACCCCCTACGTTCACCTCATGGACCCCATCGCCCACCGGTTGAGCCCGCAGCAAAGGGAAGATGTGGCCCGGTATTATACTTCCCTGACCCCTTCCGGTTCGGTTGATCCGGCGAAGGGAGCACCCTAG
- a CDS encoding autotransporter outer membrane beta-barrel domain-containing protein: MTRNGSSRLSSFPQPHALSLAIRRALTPGRTGLWVGSVLAAGLSLGVQAQTLELSDLDGHNGFVIHSASVTNSSGISVSGAGDVNGDGIDDLIIGIPGADSNGSGSGAGYVVFGSGEGFGPSLELSNLDGSNGFAINGIGAFDSAGLSVSGAGDVNGDGIDDLIIGAPGVDSNSIGSGAGYVVFGSSGGFGPSVELSSLDGHNGFVINGAGAFGNTGLSVSGAGDVNGDGLDDLIVGAPGAYANGSASGASYVVFGSSSGFVPSVELSSLDGSNGFVINGIGAFDSAGLSVSGAGDVNGDGIDDLIVGAPDAYTNSGASGAGYVVFGSRHGFGPSLELLNLNGSNGFAIHGADIFDNAGLSVSGMGDINGDGLGDLIVGAYGASPNGRASGASYVVFGSSDDFGPSLELSSLDGRNGFVINGANSRDASGMSVSGVGDVSGDGLNDFIVGAPGAAPNGNSSGASYVVFGNSVGFGTRLEPEDLDGRNGFVINGAKVGEMAGFSVSGAGDVDGDGADDLIIGAYQSGTSYVVFGTSATDIAQPVLIEISDIVSGLPAESFSGPESLDKIDSKLSKATGESQREAALDFVDKLIRGSDGCALRGVPDPLGDLDKEDWIMNCDDQTRVYDKLIEARDILTPFF, from the coding sequence ATGACTCGGAACGGATCTTCTCGGCTTTCCTCCTTTCCCCAACCCCATGCTCTGAGCCTGGCCATCCGTCGGGCGCTTACGCCAGGCCGTACTGGCCTTTGGGTGGGAAGCGTATTGGCTGCTGGGCTGAGTCTGGGGGTTCAGGCCCAGACTCTGGAGTTGTCGGATTTGGACGGACATAACGGCTTTGTTATTCATAGCGCCAGCGTGACTAACTCGTCCGGCATTTCGGTGAGCGGAGCAGGGGATGTCAATGGCGATGGGATCGATGATCTTATTATCGGGATTCCTGGCGCTGATTCTAACGGCAGTGGCTCGGGCGCAGGCTATGTGGTCTTTGGCAGCGGTGAGGGTTTTGGCCCTAGCCTAGAACTGTCAAACCTAGATGGAAGCAACGGCTTTGCTATCAATGGTATTGGCGCCTTTGATAGTGCTGGCCTTTCGGTAAGCGGGGCGGGGGATGTCAATGGCGATGGGATCGATGATCTTATTATCGGTGCCCCTGGCGTTGATTCTAACAGTATTGGCTCGGGCGCAGGCTATGTGGTTTTTGGGAGTAGCGGCGGTTTTGGTCCTAGTGTGGAACTGTCGAGCCTAGATGGACACAATGGCTTTGTTATTAATGGCGCCGGGGCTTTTGGCAACACTGGCCTTTCGGTGAGCGGGGCGGGGGATGTCAATGGCGATGGCCTGGATGATCTGATTGTCGGCGCCCCTGGTGCCTATGCCAACGGTAGCGCTTCCGGTGCCAGCTATGTGGTTTTTGGCAGTAGCAGTGGTTTTGTCCCTAGTGTGGAACTGTCAAGCCTAGATGGAAGTAATGGTTTTGTTATCAATGGTATTGGTGCCTTTGATAGTGCTGGCCTTTCAGTGAGTGGGGCAGGAGATGTTAATGGCGATGGGATCGATGATCTCATTGTCGGTGCCCCTGACGCCTATACTAACAGCGGCGCTTCAGGTGCCGGCTACGTAGTCTTTGGCAGCCGCCACGGTTTTGGCCCCAGCCTGGAGTTATTGAACCTGAACGGGAGCAACGGTTTTGCCATTCACGGTGCCGATATCTTTGACAATGCTGGCCTTTCGGTGAGCGGGATGGGGGATATCAACGGCGATGGCCTGGGCGATCTGATCGTCGGCGCCTATGGTGCCAGCCCCAATGGTAGAGCCTCGGGCGCGAGCTATGTGGTTTTTGGTAGTAGTGATGATTTTGGCCCTAGTCTGGAACTGTCGAGCCTGGATGGACGTAACGGTTTTGTTATCAATGGCGCCAATTCCCGCGACGCATCGGGTATGTCGGTGAGCGGGGTGGGGGATGTTAGTGGCGATGGCCTTAACGATTTCATCGTTGGCGCTCCGGGCGCAGCGCCTAACGGCAATTCTTCAGGCGCCAGCTACGTAGTGTTTGGAAACAGCGTTGGTTTCGGCACCCGTCTGGAGCCGGAGGATTTGGATGGACGTAACGGCTTTGTTATCAATGGCGCCAAGGTTGGTGAGATGGCGGGCTTCTCGGTAAGCGGAGCGGGAGATGTGGATGGCGATGGCGCTGATGATCTCATTATCGGAGCCTACCAGTCAGGTACGAGTTATGTGGTTTTTGGCACGAGCGCCACCGATATTGCCCAACCAGTGCTGATAGAAATCAGCGACATTGTTTCGGGTCTGCCAGCGGAAAGTTTCAGCGGGCCGGAAAGCCTGGATAAGATCGACAGTAAGCTTTCTAAGGCTACTGGCGAGAGCCAGCGCGAGGCAGCCCTGGATTTCGTGGATAAGCTTATTAGAGGGAGCGATGGTTGCGCGTTGCGCGGAGTGCCTGATCCCTTGGGCGATCTTGACAAGGAAGATTGGATCATGAACTGCGATGACCAGACTCGCGTCTATGACAAGCTGATTGAAGCGCGGGATATTCTCACGCCTTTTTTCTAA